A genomic window from Deltaproteobacteria bacterium includes:
- a CDS encoding DUF4172 domain-containing protein produces MYIHQRDEWPDFFWDEARVSGMLADARHLQGRLLRRMEILGFQWREEATLQALTQDVLKTCEISKYKTPLSIS; encoded by the coding sequence ATGTATATTCATCAACGCGACGAGTGGCCGGATTTTTTTTGGGACGAAGCAAGGGTCTCTGGCATGCTGGCGGATGCCCGTCATTTGCAGGGCCGGCTCCTCAGGAGGATGGAGATACTGGGATTCCAGTGGCGGGAAGAAGCAACGCTTCAAGCCCTCACCCAGGACGTTCTCAAGACGTGCGAGATCTCAAAATACAAAACCCCGCTCTCCATCTCGTAA
- a CDS encoding transposase — KVPIDNGAVEGLNNKAKAISHRAYGYRTAETFKLALYHGMGKLPEPQLTHKFV, encoded by the coding sequence CAAAGTACCTATTGATAATGGAGCTGTGGAAGGACTCAACAACAAAGCCAAGGCCATCAGTCATCGGGCGTATGGTTATCGAACTGCAGAGACCTTCAAACTCGCACTTTATCATGGCATGGGAAAGCTACCTGAACCCCAGTTAACCCACAAATTCGTATGA